The Rathayibacter caricis DSM 15933 genomic sequence CGAGATCAACGACTACGTCCGGGAGAAGGCGGGCGACGACTTCACCGCGAAGGACTTCCGCACTCTCCACGGCACCGTCGCCGCCGCGCTCAGCCTTGCGCGCACGGGACCGAAGCCGACGCAGCGGGCCCGGAACTCCGCCATCGCGCAGGCCATGCGCGACGCCTCCGAGGTGCTCGGCAACACCCCGACGGTGGCGCGCGCCAGCTACGTGGACCCGCGGGTCCTCGACCACTACCGCGCGGGTGAGACGATCGACCCTGCCCGTCCGAACTCCGCCGAGACGACCCTCCGCGCCCTCCTCTACGAATGAGGCGCCGCCCCGGAATCCCGGGCGAGGAGGGGTCCTCGATCCGCGACACGCCCGGGTTGCACGGGTGCCCGTTCTGTGGGAGACTCTTCTAGTTCAAAATTTCCGCCGAAGCAGCGTGCTGCGACCGGTGGAACACTGCCAGGCAGTGCCGAGACGGCACCGCTGAGGCTCGACCCGAGAGGGCGGCCCAGCCGGTGCGACGTCGAGGCAGCGGGTAGCAGAACGAAACAACCGACAACTCAACGGGCTCTCCGTGCGTCGTGCGTTCTGCACGTCGCTGGAGCGCCCCGAGCGCGGTGCTTTTGACAGAAGAACACTGGTGCACTCCCCGGTTCCCCGGAGTTCCTTCGCGAGCGCGTCCAATGCGACGCGGGCCCACGGGTCCGCAGCGTACGACGCAATAACAAGAGAGTGAGAGATCACACATGGCGGGACAGAAGATCCGCATCCGACTGAAGTCGTACGACCACGAGGTCATCGACACGTCGGCGCGCAAGATCGTCGACACGGTCACCCGTGCCGGAGCAACGGTCGTCGGCCCCGTGCCGCTTCCGACCGAGAAGAACGTGGTCTGCGTGATCCGTTCTCCCCACAAGTACAAGGACAGCCGCGAGCACTTCGAGATGCGCACCCACAAGCGCCTCATCGACATCATCGACCCGACGCCCAAGGCCGTCGACTCGCTGATGCGCCTCGACCTCCCGGCCGACGTCAACATCGAGATCAAGCTCTAAGGGGAGGGGTAACACATGTCTGTCGCCACCAAGACCTCCAAGGGCCTCCTCGGCACCAAGCTCGGCATGACCCAGGTCTGGGACGCCGAGAACAAGCTCGTCCCGGTCACCGTCATCGAGATCAGCCCGAACGTCGTGACCCAGATCCGCACCGAGGCGAAGGACGGCTACTCGGCCGTCCAGATCGCCGCCGGAGCGATCGACCCGCGCAAGGTGAACAAGCCCGCCGCCGGTCACTTCGACGCCGCGGGAGTCACCCCCCGCCGCCACCTCACCGAGGTCCGCACCGCCGACGCCGCCGAGTACTCGGCCGGCCAGGAGCTGACCGTCGACGCCGTCTTCGAAGCCGGCACCAAGGTCGACGTCGTCGGCACCAGCAAGGGCAAGGGCTTCGCCGGTGTCATGAAGCGTCACAACTTCAAGGGCGTCTCGGCTTCGCACGGTTCGCACCGCAACCACCGCAAGCCCGGCTCCATCGGAGCCTCCTCGACCCCCAGCCGTGTCTTCAAGGGCATGCGCATGGCCGGTCGCATGGGTGGCGAGCGCGTCACCGTGCTCAACCTCAAGGTGCACTCCGTCGACGCCGAGAAGGGCCTGCTGCTCGTCAAGGGCGCCGTCCCCGGTGCGCGCGGTCGCCTCGTGTTCGTTCGCAACGCCGTGAAGGGAGCGTAGTTCCATGGCTACCTCTATCGACATCCTCGACGTCAAGGGCCAGAAGGCGAGCTCGTTCGAGCTCCCCGCCGAGCTCTTCGACGTGCAGACCAACATCCCCCTCATCCACCAGGTCGTCGTGGCCCAGCTCGCCGCGGCGCGCCAGGGAACCCACAAGACGAAGAACCGTGGCGAGGTCTCCGGAGCCGGTCGCAAGCCGTTCAAGCAGAAGGGAACCGGTCGCGCTCGTCAGGGCTCGATCCGCGCCCCGCACATGACCGGTGGTGGCGTCGTCCACGGACCGACCCCCCGCAGCTACGCGCAGCGCACCCCCAAGAAGATGATCGCCGCAGCCCTGCTCGGTGCTCTCTCCGACCGCGCCCGCGGCGGCCGCATCCACGCGGTCGAGTCCCTCGCCCTCGGCGAGACCCCGAAGACCAAGGACGTCCTCGTCCTGCTCGACGCCCTCTCGGTGTCGCGCAACGTCCTCGTGGTCCTCGAGCGCGACGACTTCATCGCCGAGCTGTCCCTCCGCAACGTGCCGTTCGTGCACATCCTGCCGTTCGACCAGCTCAACGCGTACGACGTGCTCGTCTCGGACGACATCGTCTTCTCGCAGGCTGCTCTCGAGGGCTTCGTCGCCCTCAAGACCGGCGCCGAGTCCAAGAAGGAAGAGGTGAACGCATGAGCCAGTCCGCCGCGTTCAACAAGGACCCCCGCGACGTGATCATCTCCCCGGTGGTCTCCGAGAAGTCCTACGGCCTGATCGACCAGGGCAAGTACACCTTCGTGGTGGACCCCCGCTCGAACAAGACCGAGATCAAGCTCGCCATCGAGAAGATCTTCGGAGTCGAGGTCGCGTCGATCAACACGCTGAACCGCCAGGGCAAGACCCGACGGACCAAGTTCGGCACCGGCAAGCGCAAGGACACCAAGCGCGCGATCGTGACGCTGAAGTCCGGCTCCATCGACATCTTCACGAACGTCGGCTGAGCCGAAGAAGCGTAGAGGAAACAGACAATGGCTATTCGTAAGTACAAGCCCACGACCCCTGGTCGCCGCGGCTCCAGCGTTGCCGACTTCGCCGAGATCACCCGCTCGACGCCCGAGAAGTCGCTCCTTCGCCCGCTGTCCAAGACCGGTGGCCGCAACAACTCCGGCCGCATCACGACGCGTCACATCGGTGGTGGCCACAAGCGCCAGTACCGTCTGATCGACTTCCGTCGCAACGACAAGGACGGCGTCAACGCCAAGGTCGCTCACATCGAGTACGACCCCAACCGCACGGCGCGCATCGCGCTGCTCCACTTCGTGGACGGCACCAAGCGCTACATCCTGGCCCCGAACAAGCTCTCGCAGGGCGACATCGTGGAGTCGGGCGCCGGCGCCGACATCAAGCCCGGCAACAACCTGCCGCTGCGCAACATCCCGACCGGTACGGTCATCCACGCCATCGAGATCAAGCCCGGTGGGGGAGCGAAGCTCGCCCGCTCGGCCGGCACCTCGGTCCGCCTCGTCGCCAAGGACGGCCCCTACGCGCAGCTCCGTCTGCCGTCGGGCGAGATCCGCAACGTCGACGCGCGCTGCCGCGCCACGATCGGCGAGGTCGGCAACGCCGAGCAGTCGAACATCAACTGGGGCAAGGCCGGCCGCATGCGCTGGAAGGGCGTCCGCCCGACCGTCCGCGGTGTCGCGATGAACCCGGTCGACCACCCGCACGGTGGTGGAGAGGGCAAGACCTCCGGTGGACGCCACCCGGTCAGCCCCTGGGGACAGTCCGAGGGACGCACCCGTCGCCCCAACAAGGAGAGCGACAAGCTCATCGTCCGCCGCCGCACCGCCGGTAAGAAGCGCAAGTAGGAGTTGTAGAAGATGCCTCGCAGTCTCAAGAAGGGCCCCTTCGTTGACGACCACCTGCTCCGCAAGGTGTTCACGGCCAACGAAGCCGGCAACAAGAACGTCATCAAGACCTGGTCGCGCCGTTCGATGATCATCCCGGCGATGCTGGGCCACACCATCGCGGTCCACGACGGTCGCAAGCACATCCCCGTGTTCGTGACCGAGACCATGGTCGGCCACAAGCTCGGCGAGTTCGCCCCCACTCGGACCTTCCGCGGTCACGAGAAGGACGACAAGAAGGGCCGTCGCCGCTAAGCGGCGACGAGAAGGAGGAGAGAAATGGTGGAGTCGATCGCACGCGTGCGACACATCCGCGTCACCCCCCAGAAGGCTCGCCGTGTCGTGAACCTGATCCGCGGCAAGCAGGCTCAGGAGGCACTGGCCATCCTGAAGTTCGCGCCGCAGGGCGCGTCCGAGCCCGTCTACAAGCTCGTCGCCTCGGCGATGGCCAACGCTCGCGTCAAGGCCGATGCCTCGAACGAGTACCTCGACGACCAGGACCTGTTCGTGTCCCGCGCCTTCGTCGATGAGGGAACCACCCTCAAGCGATTCCAGCCCCGTGCTCAGGGTCGTGCCTTCCGCATCAACAAGCGCACCAGCCACATCACCGTCGTGCTGGCCACTCCTGAGGAGGGGACCAAGTAATGGGTCAGAAAGTAAACCCCTACGGTTTCCGTCTGGGAATCACCACCGACCACGTGTCGCGCTGGTTCTCCGACAGCACCAAGAAGGGCCAGCGGTACAGCGACTACCTCGCCGAGGACGTCAAGATCCGCCGCCTGCTCGCCACGCAGCTCGACCGTGCGGGCGTCGCCCGCATCGAGATCGAGCGCACCCGTGACCGCGTCCGCGTCGACATCCACACCGCCCGTCCGGGCATCGTGATCGGTCGTCGCGGCGCCGAGGCCGAGCGCATCCGCGCCGACCTCGAGAAGCTCACCGGCAAGCAGATCCAGCTCAACATCCTCGAGGTCAAGAACCCCGAGGCCGAGGCCCAGCTCGTCGCGCAGGGCATCGCCGAGCAGCTCTCCGCCCGCGTGGCCTTCCGCCGCGCGATGCGCAAGGGTCTGCAGGGCGCGCAGCGCGCCGGCGCCAAGGGCGTCCGCATCCAGGTCTCCGGCCGCCTCGGCGGCGCCGAGATGAGCCGTTCGGAGTTCTACCGCGAAGGCCGTGTGCCCCTGCACACCCTCCGCGCGAACATCGACTACGGCTTCTACGAGGCCAAGACCACCTTCGGCCGCATCGGCGTGAAGGTCTGGATCTACAAGGGCGACATCACGAACAAGGAGCTCGCGCGGGAGCAGGCGAACAGCAAGTCGTCGCGCCCCGAGCGCAGCGACCGACCGCGTCGCGCCCCCCGCCAGCAGGGCGAGGCGCCCGTCGCAGCAGGAGTTGAGGCATAACCATGTTGATTCCCCGTCGAGTCAAGCACCGCAAGCAGCACCACCCCGGCCGCTCGGGCCAGGCCACCGGTGGCACCAAGGTGTCGTTCGGTGACTTCGGTATCCAGGCGCTCACCCCGGCCTACGTGACCAACCGTCAGATCGAGTCCGCTCGTATCGCCATGACGCGTCACATCAAGCGCGGTGGAAAGGTGTGGATCAACATCTACCCCGACCGCCCGCTGACCAAGAAGCCCGCCGAGACCCGCATGGGTTCCGGTAAGGGCTCGCCCGAGTGGTGGGTCGCCAACGTCAAGCCGGGTCGGGTCCTCTTCGAGGTCGCCGGCGTCGAGGAGAAGCTCGCTCGCGAAGCTATGACTCGTGCCATCCACAAGCTGCCCCTGAAGGCACGCATCATCAAGCGCGAGGAGGGAGACGCGTAATGGCGATCGGATCCAAGGAGCTCGCCCCCGCCGAGCTCGACACCTTCGAGGACGAGCGTCTCGTCACCGAGTTGAAGAAGGCCAAGGAGGAGCTGTTCAACCTCCGCTTCCAGTCGGCCACCGGACAGCTCGACACCAACGGCCGCCTGCGTGCCGTCAAGCGCGACATCGCCCGCATCTACACGGTCATCCGTGAGCGCGAGCTGGGCATCCGCGCCACCCCCGCACCCGTCGAGGCCCCGGCCAAGGCGGAGAAGAAGCCGAAGACCACCAAGAAGGCCGCCAAGGCCGAGGTCGCGGCGACCGAGTCGAATGAGGAGGCCAAGTAATGGCAACGGCCAACGAGACCGCCGGCCACGAGTCGGCCGCCCACGACGTCAAGGAGGCGGGCACTCGCGGATACCGCAAGACCCGCCGCGGATACGTCACCAGCGACAAGATGGACAAGACCGTCGTCGTCGAGGTCGAGGACCGCGTGAAGCACCCGCTCTACGGCAAGGTCATCCGCCGCACGTCCAAGGTGAAGGCTCACGACGAGCTCAACTCCGCGGGCATCGGCGACCTCGTCGTCATCAGCGAGACCCGTCCCCTCAGCGCCACGAAGCGCTGGCGCCTGGTCGAGATCCTCGAGAAGGCCAAGTAGGCCGCGGCCTACTTGAGTTAGCAGGAGAGAGACATGCTTCAGCAAGAATCCCGAGTGAAGGTCGCCGACAACACCGGCGCCAAGGAACTCCTCACGATCCGCGTCCTCGGTGGCTCCGGCCGCCGCTACGCCGGTCTCGGTGACATCATCGTCGCCACCGTCAAGGACGCGATCCCCGGTGGCAACGTCAAGAAGGGCGACGTCGTCAAGGCGGTCATCGTCCGCACCGTCAAGCAGACCCGTCGTCCCGACGGTTCGTACATCAAGTTCGACGAGAACGCCGCCGTCATCCTCAAGAACGACGGGGACCCCCGCGGCACCCGCATCTTCGGACCGGTCGGTCGCGAGCTCCGCGACAAGAAGTTCATGAAGATCGTCTCGCTGGCACCGGAGGTTATCTAGTCATGGCCAAGATCAAGAAGGGTGACCTCGTCCAGGTCATCTCGGGCGCTACCCAGGCCCGCGGCGGAGACCGCGGCAAGCAGGGCAAGGTTCTCGAGGTCCTGGTCGAGAAGAACCGTGTCGTCGTCGAGGGCGTGAACTTCGTCAAGAAGCACGTCCGCGTCGGCCAGACGCAGCGCGGCTCCAAGGAGGGTGGCATCGAGACCGTCGAGGCCTCGATCCACATCTCGAACATCGCGCTCGTCGACCCGAAGACCAAGAAGCCGACCCGGGTCGGGCACCGCAACGTGTCCGTCACCAAGGACGGCGTGACCAAGACCGTTCGCGTTCGCTACGCGAAGGCGTCGGGTGAGGAACTCTGATGACTGACACCACCGCAGCGGCTGCGAAGGTTCAGCCGCGGCTCAAGGCCAAGTACCAGGCCGACATCGTCCCGGCGCTCAAGGAGCAGTTCGGCTTCGGCAACATCCACCAGGTCCCCGGCCTGGTCAAGGTCGTCGTGAACACCGGTGTCGGCGAGGCCGCCCGCGACGGCAAGATCATCGACGGCGCGATCAAGGACCTCACGGCCATCACCGGCCAGAAGCCCCAGGTCACGAAGGCCCGCAAGTCCATCGCCCAGTTCAAGCTGCGCGAGGGCCAGGCCATCGGTGCTCACGTCACGCTCCGCGGCGACCGCGCCTGGGAGTTCCTGGACCGCCTGGTCACGGTGGCGCTGCCGCGCATCCGCGACTTCCGCGGTCTGTCGGACCGCCAGTTCGACGGCAACGGCAACTACACCTTCGGCATCACGGAGCAGTCGATCTTCCACGAGATCGACCAGGACCGCATCGACCGCGTCCGCGGCTTCGACGTGACCGTCGTGACCACCGCGAAGACCGACGACGAGGGTCGCGCGCTGCTCAAGCAGCTCGGGTTCCCGTTCAAGTCGGCGGACAACGCGTAGTCAGAACCTCCGAGGTCGGAGGGTGGTGAGAACCGCCCTCCGACCTCGTTGCACGTCCGCGTGCAGCGAGGTGCCGCACTCCGCAGCGAGTCGCGGCGAGAATCAGCCCTCGACCGCCGGCCCCGCGCCATGTAGCATGGCTCGTTGGCCTGCGTTCGCGCGGCCGCATGGGCGTCGACGTCGTCGGCGCCGTCCCACACCACAGGTCGTCACTCTTGTAAAGGGTGCCGAAACCAGGCGAGAAAGGCACCATCAGCCATGACCATGACTGATCCGGTCGCAGATCTGCTGACCAGAATCCGTAACGCGAACTCCGCGCACCACGACTCCATCACCCTCCCGGGCTCGAAGCTCAAGGCGCACATCGCCGAGATCCTCAAGCTCGAGGGCTACATCGCCGACTGGAAGGTCGAGGAGGCGCGCGTCGGCACGACGCTCTCCATCTCCCTCAAGTACGGCCCGAACCGCGAGCGCTCGATCGCCGGCATCAAGCGCGTCTCGAAGCCGGGACTGCGCGTCTACGCGAAGTCCACCGAGATCCCGACCGTCCTCGGCGGCCTCGGCGTCGCCATCCTGTCCACCTCGAGCGGTCTGCTGACCGACCGCCAGGCCGAGAAGAAGGGCGTGGGTGGGGAAGTCCTCGCCTACGTGTGGTAACCCCTCATGTCGCGTATTGGAAGACTCCCCATCGAGATCCCGGCGGGCGTCGACGTCTCCGTCGCCGGATCCGTCGTGACCGTCAAGGGCCCCAAGGGCGAGCTGACCGTCCCGGTCGCCAGCCCCATTCAGGTCTCCGTCGAGAACAGCCAGGTGCTGGTCTCGCGTCCCGATGACGAGCGCGAGTCGCGCTCGCTCCACGGCCTCACCCGGACGCTCATCGCGAACGACATCATCGGTGTCACGCAGGGCTACTCCAAGGGCCTCGAGGTCGTCGGAACCGGATACCGCGTCGTCGCCAAGGGCTCGGACATCGAGTTCGCGCTCGGCTTCTCGCACCCGGTCGTCGTCACCCCGCCTGCGGGCATCTCGTTCACGGTCGAGGGCAACAACAAGCTCACCGTGCACGGCATCTCGAAGCAGGCCGTCGGTGAGGTGGCCGCCAACATTCGTAAGATCCGCAAGCCCGAGCCCTACAAGGGCAAGGGCGTGCGCTACGCCGGCGAGGTCGTTCGCCGCAAGGCCGGAAAGAGCGGTAAGTAATCATGGGTCTCGGAACCAGAGGAAAGAGCAAGTCCGCCGCTCGCGGTCGTCGTCACGACCGCCTGCGCAAGAAGGTCGTCGGATCCGCCGAGCGCCCCCGCCTCGTCGTCAACCGCTCGGCCCGCCACGTCTTCGTGCAGATCGTCGACGACGCGCAGGGTCGTACCCTCGCGTCGGCGTCCACGCTCGAGGCCGACCTGCGCGTGTTCGACGGTGACAAGACCGCCAAGGCCCGCAAGGTCGGCGAGCTCGTCGCCGAGCGCGCCAAGAACGCCGGTGTCGAGGCGGTCGTCTTCGACCGCGGAGGCAACAAGTACGCCGGTCGCGTCGCCGCGATCGCCGATGGAGCACGAGAGGCAGGGCTCAACCTGTGAGCGCCGCAGAGAACAAGGAACCCGAGGTCGCCGCCGTGTCGGAGGCCCCCGTCGAGACCGCTGCGTCCACGCAGCCGCAGCAGGAGGCTCGCGAGCCCCGCCGCGGCGGCCGTGACCGCAACCAGGGTGGCCGCGACCGCGGTGGCCGTGACGCCGAGAAGAGCCAGTTCCTCGAGCGCGTCGTGACCATCAACCGCGTGTCGAAGGTCGTCAAGGGCGGTCGTCGCTTCAGCTTCACCGCTCTCGTCGTCGTCGGCGACGGCAACGGACTGGTCGGTGTCGGCTACGGCAAGGCCCGCGAGGTCCCGACCGCCATCTCCAAGGGCGTCGAGGAGGCGAAGAAGAACTTCTTCCGCGTCCCGCGCGTCGGCTCGACCATCCCCCACCCCGTCCAGGGTGAGGCCGCGGCCGGTGTGGTGCTCCTGCGCCCCGCCGCCGCCGGTACCGGTGTCATCGCCGGTGGTCCCGTCCGCGCCGTGCTCGAGTGCGCCGGCATCCACGACGTCCTGAGCAAGTCGCTCGGCTCGTCGAACACCATCAACATCGTCCACGCGACCGTCGAGGCTCTTCAGCAGCTCGAGGAGCCGCGCGCCGTTGCCGCCCGTCGTGGTCTCGACTTCGACCAGGTCGCTCCGGCCCGTCTCGTCCGTGCCGAGGCCGATGCCCTCGCCGCCGCGTCCAGCGCGAAGGCAGGCAAGTGATGGCCCAGCTCAAGGTGACCCAGATCAAGTCGAAGATCAGCGAGAAGCAGTACCAGCGCGACACGCTGCGCTCGCTCGGTCTCAGGAAGATCGGTCAGAGCGTCGTCCGCGAGGACAACTCTCAGAACCGCGGATACGTGAAGACCGTCGCCCACCTGGTGAAGGTCGAGGAGATTGACTAATGGCTGACAAGAACCAGGCCGTCGCGACGGAGTCCACGACTCCCGCGAAGACCTCCACGAAGGGCGCGGCCGCGGCCGACGCTCCGGCGACCAAGGAGCACGTGCTCAAGGTCCACCACCTGCGTCCCGCCACGGGAGCCAAGAAGGCCAAGACCCGCGTCGGTCGCGGTGAGGGCTCGAAGGGCAAGACCGCCGGTCGCGGCACCAAGGGCACCAAGGCCCGCTACACGGTGCGCATCGGCTTCGAGGGTGGGCAGATGCCGCTGCACATGCGCACCCCGAAGCTGCGTGGGTTCAAGAACCCGTTCCGCGTCGAGTACCAGGTCGTGAACCTGTCGGCTCTCGCCGACCTCTACCCTCAGGGCGGTGACGTCACCATCAGCGACCTCGTCGCGAAGGGTGCCGTTCGCAAGAACGAGAAGGTCAAGGTTCTCGGCGACGGGGACATTGCGGTTAAGCTGAACGTCGCGGTCGACAAGGTCTCCAGCTCCGCTGAGCAGAAGATCGTCGCTGCGGGCGGATCCATCAAGTAGCACCAGCAGCTTGTCGGTCGAGCTTGTCACGCCGACTCCCTCCGGGGAGCGCGTGGCAAGCTCGACCTGTATCCCGCACCAAGAACTGAGCAGGAGACCTTAGGTAGTGTTTGGCGCAATCGCGCGGATCTTCCGCACCCCCGACCTCCGCCGCAAGATCGGCTTCACTCTCGCGATCGTGGCGATCTTCCGGCTGGGATCCTTCATCCCTGCTCCGTTCGTCAGCTTCAGCGCCGTGCAGGCCTGTCTCGCCGGCAACCAGGGGACCTCCGGTCTCTACGAGCTCGTGAACCTCTTCAGCGGTGGAGCCCTGCTCCAGCTGTCGATCTTCGCGCTCGGCATCATGCCGTACATCACGGCGTCGATCATCGTGCAGCTGCTGCGCGTGGTCATCCCTCACTTCGAGACCCTCTACAAGGAGGGCCAGTCCGGCCAGGGCCGGCTGACGCAGTACACGCGCTACCTGACGATCGCGCTCGGTGTCCTGCAGTCGACCACGCTGATCACCGTCGCCCGCTCCGGCGCGCTGTTCGGATCCTCCGGCGTCCCCGAGTGCTCGCAGCTGATCACGACCGACGCCTGGTACTCGATCCTCCTCATGGTCATCACCATGACCGCCGGCACCGGCATCATCATGTGGATGGGCGAGCTCATCACCGAGCGCGGCATCGGCAACGGAATGTCGCTGCTGATCTTCACGTCGATCGCCGCCCAGTTCCCGACCTCGCTCTGGTCGATCGCGCAGTCGCGCGGCTTCGAGACCTTCCTCCTCGTCCTCGGCGTGGGCCTGCTCCTCGTCGTCGCCGTCGTCTTCGTCGAGCAGTCGCAGCGCCGCGTCCCGGTGCAGTACGCCAAGCGGATGGTCGGTCGTCGCACCTACGGCGGCAACAACACCTACATCCCGATCAAGGTGAACATGGCCGGCGTCGTGCCCGTCATCTTCGCGTCGTCGCTGCTGTACCTGCCCGCGCTGATCGCTCAGTTCAACCAGCCCGCAGCGGGCCAGGAGGCACCCGCGTGGGTGACCTGGATCACCAACTACCTCACGCAGGGCGATCACCCGCTCTACATGGCGCTCTACTTCCTCCTGATCGTCGGCTTCACCTACTTCTACGTCGCCATCACGTTCAACCCGGACGAGGTCGCCGACAACATGAAGCGCTACGGCGGGTTCATCCCCGGCATCCGCGCCGGACGCCCCACGGCCGAGTACCTCAACTACGTGCTCACCCGC encodes the following:
- the rpsJ gene encoding 30S ribosomal protein S10, with product MAGQKIRIRLKSYDHEVIDTSARKIVDTVTRAGATVVGPVPLPTEKNVVCVIRSPHKYKDSREHFEMRTHKRLIDIIDPTPKAVDSLMRLDLPADVNIEIKL
- the rplC gene encoding 50S ribosomal protein L3, with protein sequence MSVATKTSKGLLGTKLGMTQVWDAENKLVPVTVIEISPNVVTQIRTEAKDGYSAVQIAAGAIDPRKVNKPAAGHFDAAGVTPRRHLTEVRTADAAEYSAGQELTVDAVFEAGTKVDVVGTSKGKGFAGVMKRHNFKGVSASHGSHRNHRKPGSIGASSTPSRVFKGMRMAGRMGGERVTVLNLKVHSVDAEKGLLLVKGAVPGARGRLVFVRNAVKGA
- the rplD gene encoding 50S ribosomal protein L4, whose product is MATSIDILDVKGQKASSFELPAELFDVQTNIPLIHQVVVAQLAAARQGTHKTKNRGEVSGAGRKPFKQKGTGRARQGSIRAPHMTGGGVVHGPTPRSYAQRTPKKMIAAALLGALSDRARGGRIHAVESLALGETPKTKDVLVLLDALSVSRNVLVVLERDDFIAELSLRNVPFVHILPFDQLNAYDVLVSDDIVFSQAALEGFVALKTGAESKKEEVNA
- the rplW gene encoding 50S ribosomal protein L23 gives rise to the protein MSQSAAFNKDPRDVIISPVVSEKSYGLIDQGKYTFVVDPRSNKTEIKLAIEKIFGVEVASINTLNRQGKTRRTKFGTGKRKDTKRAIVTLKSGSIDIFTNVG
- the rplB gene encoding 50S ribosomal protein L2, with translation MAIRKYKPTTPGRRGSSVADFAEITRSTPEKSLLRPLSKTGGRNNSGRITTRHIGGGHKRQYRLIDFRRNDKDGVNAKVAHIEYDPNRTARIALLHFVDGTKRYILAPNKLSQGDIVESGAGADIKPGNNLPLRNIPTGTVIHAIEIKPGGGAKLARSAGTSVRLVAKDGPYAQLRLPSGEIRNVDARCRATIGEVGNAEQSNINWGKAGRMRWKGVRPTVRGVAMNPVDHPHGGGEGKTSGGRHPVSPWGQSEGRTRRPNKESDKLIVRRRTAGKKRK
- the rpsS gene encoding 30S ribosomal protein S19, yielding MPRSLKKGPFVDDHLLRKVFTANEAGNKNVIKTWSRRSMIIPAMLGHTIAVHDGRKHIPVFVTETMVGHKLGEFAPTRTFRGHEKDDKKGRRR
- the rplV gene encoding 50S ribosomal protein L22 encodes the protein MVESIARVRHIRVTPQKARRVVNLIRGKQAQEALAILKFAPQGASEPVYKLVASAMANARVKADASNEYLDDQDLFVSRAFVDEGTTLKRFQPRAQGRAFRINKRTSHITVVLATPEEGTK
- the rpsC gene encoding 30S ribosomal protein S3, with product MGQKVNPYGFRLGITTDHVSRWFSDSTKKGQRYSDYLAEDVKIRRLLATQLDRAGVARIEIERTRDRVRVDIHTARPGIVIGRRGAEAERIRADLEKLTGKQIQLNILEVKNPEAEAQLVAQGIAEQLSARVAFRRAMRKGLQGAQRAGAKGVRIQVSGRLGGAEMSRSEFYREGRVPLHTLRANIDYGFYEAKTTFGRIGVKVWIYKGDITNKELAREQANSKSSRPERSDRPRRAPRQQGEAPVAAGVEA
- the rplP gene encoding 50S ribosomal protein L16, encoding MLIPRRVKHRKQHHPGRSGQATGGTKVSFGDFGIQALTPAYVTNRQIESARIAMTRHIKRGGKVWINIYPDRPLTKKPAETRMGSGKGSPEWWVANVKPGRVLFEVAGVEEKLAREAMTRAIHKLPLKARIIKREEGDA
- the rpmC gene encoding 50S ribosomal protein L29, with amino-acid sequence MAIGSKELAPAELDTFEDERLVTELKKAKEELFNLRFQSATGQLDTNGRLRAVKRDIARIYTVIRERELGIRATPAPVEAPAKAEKKPKTTKKAAKAEVAATESNEEAK
- the rpsQ gene encoding 30S ribosomal protein S17, which gives rise to MATANETAGHESAAHDVKEAGTRGYRKTRRGYVTSDKMDKTVVVEVEDRVKHPLYGKVIRRTSKVKAHDELNSAGIGDLVVISETRPLSATKRWRLVEILEKAK
- the rplN gene encoding 50S ribosomal protein L14, with the translated sequence MLQQESRVKVADNTGAKELLTIRVLGGSGRRYAGLGDIIVATVKDAIPGGNVKKGDVVKAVIVRTVKQTRRPDGSYIKFDENAAVILKNDGDPRGTRIFGPVGRELRDKKFMKIVSLAPEVI
- the rplX gene encoding 50S ribosomal protein L24; this translates as MAKIKKGDLVQVISGATQARGGDRGKQGKVLEVLVEKNRVVVEGVNFVKKHVRVGQTQRGSKEGGIETVEASIHISNIALVDPKTKKPTRVGHRNVSVTKDGVTKTVRVRYAKASGEEL
- the rplE gene encoding 50S ribosomal protein L5 is translated as MTDTTAAAAKVQPRLKAKYQADIVPALKEQFGFGNIHQVPGLVKVVVNTGVGEAARDGKIIDGAIKDLTAITGQKPQVTKARKSIAQFKLREGQAIGAHVTLRGDRAWEFLDRLVTVALPRIRDFRGLSDRQFDGNGNYTFGITEQSIFHEIDQDRIDRVRGFDVTVVTTAKTDDEGRALLKQLGFPFKSADNA
- the rpsH gene encoding 30S ribosomal protein S8; translation: MTMTDPVADLLTRIRNANSAHHDSITLPGSKLKAHIAEILKLEGYIADWKVEEARVGTTLSISLKYGPNRERSIAGIKRVSKPGLRVYAKSTEIPTVLGGLGVAILSTSSGLLTDRQAEKKGVGGEVLAYVW
- the rplF gene encoding 50S ribosomal protein L6 translates to MSRIGRLPIEIPAGVDVSVAGSVVTVKGPKGELTVPVASPIQVSVENSQVLVSRPDDERESRSLHGLTRTLIANDIIGVTQGYSKGLEVVGTGYRVVAKGSDIEFALGFSHPVVVTPPAGISFTVEGNNKLTVHGISKQAVGEVAANIRKIRKPEPYKGKGVRYAGEVVRRKAGKSGK
- the rplR gene encoding 50S ribosomal protein L18 is translated as MGLGTRGKSKSAARGRRHDRLRKKVVGSAERPRLVVNRSARHVFVQIVDDAQGRTLASASTLEADLRVFDGDKTAKARKVGELVAERAKNAGVEAVVFDRGGNKYAGRVAAIADGAREAGLNL
- the rpsE gene encoding 30S ribosomal protein S5, whose protein sequence is MSAAENKEPEVAAVSEAPVETAASTQPQQEAREPRRGGRDRNQGGRDRGGRDAEKSQFLERVVTINRVSKVVKGGRRFSFTALVVVGDGNGLVGVGYGKAREVPTAISKGVEEAKKNFFRVPRVGSTIPHPVQGEAAAGVVLLRPAAAGTGVIAGGPVRAVLECAGIHDVLSKSLGSSNTINIVHATVEALQQLEEPRAVAARRGLDFDQVAPARLVRAEADALAAASSAKAGK
- the rpmD gene encoding 50S ribosomal protein L30, with amino-acid sequence MAQLKVTQIKSKISEKQYQRDTLRSLGLRKIGQSVVREDNSQNRGYVKTVAHLVKVEEID